The sequence below is a genomic window from Nitrosomonas sp..
CACGACCAATAACGGGGTCCAGTTTCCCCTGGCGGGCGCGTTCGGTCAGATCAAGCGTATACTTTTTGAGCGCTTCCCGACTGCTTTCTGCTTCCGCACTATTAACCTGTTCGCCGCCTCGCACTGCAATAATCGCCCGATCCAATGCTTCGTAACTGGCGCCATGTTCTTTTAGCAACGCACCGGCTTCGCCCTTATCCTTGAGTGATGCCAGCAAAAACATTTCCGAAGCAATAAACTGGTCTCCGCGTTTTTGCGCTTCTTTATCCGCCAGATTGAGCAGGCTGGCCAAATTCCGCGACAGATTGACTTCACCGCCAGTTCCTTCAATCTTGGGTAAGCGTTGAATGTTTTCTTTCAGGGCTTCGCGTAACGGGGCAACATTTGTCCCACAACGCTGCAATAACGATACTGTTGCGCCATCATCCTGCTGCAATAATGCGAGCAACAGGTGGCTGGGTTCAATATAGGCATGATCCTGCCCGACTGCAATACTCTGCGCATCGGCCAGCGCCTGCTGAAATTTTGTAGTTAATTTGTCAAAACGCATTGATTTCTCCCAAAGTAGGTCACTGAACACTACGTGGGGGAATACGCTAAAATTTCAACCCATCCTTATACAGACGGTTTTTCTCTCATCAGCACAATCATTTTCTTGATCGTTATTGAAAGACTTGGTCTTCGAAATACTCAGCGCCTGTGCAGCTTCCGTGTACCAATCAAATGCAGCGAATCTTCAATACTCTGATTGTATGCATGCCATTTGCGGATCAGTGCCATAGTGCCCGACATGAACAGTCCAAACAACACAATGACGACATCGATATGTACATCGAAAAAAATCAATAACGCATAGAACGTTAGCATCATCATTATGCCCAGATTTTCATTGAAATTTTGTACCGCGATAGAATGGCCCGCCCCCATTAAAATATAACCCCGATGCTGTAACAAGGCATTCATGGGCACCACAAAAAATCCGGCCATACCCCCAATCAAAATTAAGAGAAAGATTGCCGTCCACAGATCATGAACAAATATCATAATCACAACCACCAATCCTGTTGCAAAGCCAAGTGGAAGAACAGACAAGGATTTCTTCAACGACACTGCGCGTGCTGCCATAACAGCGCCAATGGCGATTCCCAATGCAACAACGCCCTGCAACTGCGCCGCTTTATTCAACGGAAAATCCAATGCCACTTCCGCCCACTTTATGACAATAAACTGCAGTGTCGCACCTGCACCCCAAAATAATGTGGTAACCGCCAATGAAATCTGTCCCAGTTTGTCTGTCCACAGCAATTTCACACAGTGAGCAAATTCATGTATCAGATAAAACGGATTTTTGTTGGGAATACGATGATCAATACCGGTATTCGGAATAAATAGATTGAAAATTGCTGCAATCAGGTAAATTACAGCCACAATTAAAATGCTGACTTCTGTCGCTGTATGTACAAAAGGTAAATTTGTCGAAAGCAACACCTGAGAAACAACCGGCGTAATTAAAATACCCCCCAACATGGTACCTAGCACAATTGATGCAACGGTTAATCCTTCTATCCAGCCATTCGCTATGACCAGTTTTTCCGGCGGCAGCAGTTCGGTTAATATGCCGTATTTGGCCGGAGAATAGGCGGCGGCACCGAGTCCAACCACGGCATATGCAGCCAGTGCAGAATATTGATGCATCGCAACAAATAATAAGCCACACCCTATAATTTTGATGGAATTGCTGATGAACATGACCCGTCCCTTGGGCATGGAATCAGCAAATGCGCCAACAAATGGCGCGAGAATAACGTAAAACAATACAAAAACAAATTTGAGCAACGGTGTGAGAAAGTCGGGTGCATGCAAATCGATCAATAAAGCAATGGCAACAACCAGCAGCGCATTATCCGCAAGGGAAGAGAAAAATTGCGCAGCCATAATGGTATAAAAACCGCGGTTCAAATTGTTCCTCTACTAATCTTATTGTTTTTTTAAAATATGTAATAAGCTGATCACTAGAAGTGGTTTATACCATGAAACAGTGTAAAGTCGTAAAACATAAATCATCAAAAATTCGAAAAAATAGGAATATGGATTATCATAATGTTCTTTTGTGTCATGATTATTGCAGATATATCAATTCGAACAGACTCGGCAAACAGGACTTTGTGGGCATATGCCCATACGTTCATTTTGCTCAGCTTATGAATTGACTCGACGCGATCCTTGCCAAAAAAATATTTCTTCAAATTTC
It includes:
- the lplT gene encoding lysophospholipid transporter LplT — its product is MNRGFYTIMAAQFFSSLADNALLVVAIALLIDLHAPDFLTPLLKFVFVLFYVILAPFVGAFADSMPKGRVMFISNSIKIIGCGLLFVAMHQYSALAAYAVVGLGAAAYSPAKYGILTELLPPEKLVIANGWIEGLTVASIVLGTMLGGILITPVVSQVLLSTNLPFVHTATEVSILIVAVIYLIAAIFNLFIPNTGIDHRIPNKNPFYLIHEFAHCVKLLWTDKLGQISLAVTTLFWGAGATLQFIVIKWAEVALDFPLNKAAQLQGVVALGIAIGAVMAARAVSLKKSLSVLPLGFATGLVVVIMIFVHDLWTAIFLLILIGGMAGFFVVPMNALLQHRGYILMGAGHSIAVQNFNENLGIMMMLTFYALLIFFDVHIDVVIVLFGLFMSGTMALIRKWHAYNQSIEDSLHLIGTRKLHRR